One genomic segment of Luteimonas galliterrae includes these proteins:
- a CDS encoding CocE/NonD family hydrolase: protein MTVKIARKSHALRRGIAAAIGGLLTVATSSSAQVTPNTPDIPAHFAFPASMFDYTVREEMIPMRDGARLYTVIVAPKGAKHAPIVLTRTPYSARQLALGKRARLMRDTLPLGDDVFVESGYIRVYQDVRGKYGSEGDYFMAPPLRGTINDAQVDDSTDAWDTIDWLVKHVPESNGRVGMVGHSYDGFTVAMALIDPHPALKVAAPENPQIDGWMGDDWFHHGAFRNVNLGYFTGQTSTKGKGPSIPKPAYDDYTTYLQAGSAGDYARAAGLEQLPFWQKIVAHPTYDAFWSEQAVDRILASRPLKVPTMWVHGLWDHVDMWGAPHAYAAVESKDRRNDMNYLVMGPWYHGQQSLNGSSLGVFRWSGDTSRQFREEMLKPFFDSHLVEGAPKAALAPVNVYNAGSNRWERAQRWPLACDAGCATKPTTVYLRAGGRLDFAPPAVGEAESDGYVSDPMRPVPNLPRPNGVADADARSAWAVADQRFVDGRPDVLSFVSEPLNEAVQVSGAPTVDLYASTSGSDSDWVVKIIDVYPYTYPADPPMGGYQFPLSMDIFRGRYRADFARPARIEPDKPLRYTFALPNIHHLFRPGHRIMVQIQSSWFPLYDRNPQTYVDSIFFAEPGDYRQASQKIWHTPSQPSSIGLPIVPRRH from the coding sequence ATGACGGTGAAGATCGCCCGGAAGAGCCACGCCTTGAGACGCGGCATCGCCGCGGCGATCGGTGGTCTGCTGACCGTGGCGACGTCCAGCTCGGCGCAGGTCACGCCCAACACGCCCGATATCCCGGCGCATTTCGCCTTTCCCGCCTCGATGTTCGACTACACGGTGCGCGAGGAAATGATCCCGATGCGCGACGGCGCGCGGCTGTATACCGTCATCGTCGCGCCGAAGGGCGCCAAGCATGCGCCGATCGTGCTCACGCGCACGCCCTACAGCGCGCGCCAGTTGGCGTTGGGCAAGCGGGCGCGCCTGATGCGCGACACGCTGCCGCTGGGCGACGACGTGTTCGTGGAATCCGGTTACATCCGCGTTTACCAGGACGTGCGCGGCAAGTATGGCTCGGAAGGCGACTACTTCATGGCGCCGCCGCTGCGCGGCACCATCAACGACGCGCAAGTCGACGATTCGACCGATGCCTGGGACACGATCGACTGGTTGGTGAAGCACGTGCCCGAGTCGAACGGCCGGGTCGGCATGGTCGGCCATTCGTACGACGGCTTCACCGTGGCGATGGCGCTGATCGATCCGCATCCCGCGTTGAAAGTCGCCGCGCCCGAGAACCCGCAGATCGACGGCTGGATGGGCGACGACTGGTTCCACCACGGCGCGTTCCGCAACGTCAATCTCGGCTACTTCACCGGCCAGACGTCGACCAAGGGCAAGGGCCCGTCGATTCCCAAGCCGGCCTACGACGATTACACCACTTATCTTCAGGCGGGATCGGCCGGCGACTACGCCCGCGCCGCCGGCCTGGAGCAGTTGCCGTTCTGGCAGAAGATCGTCGCGCATCCAACCTACGACGCGTTCTGGAGCGAACAGGCGGTCGACCGCATCCTTGCCTCGCGGCCTTTGAAGGTGCCGACGATGTGGGTGCACGGCCTGTGGGACCACGTCGACATGTGGGGTGCGCCGCACGCCTACGCGGCGGTCGAATCCAAGGACCGCCGCAACGACATGAACTACCTCGTCATGGGGCCTTGGTATCACGGCCAGCAGAGCCTCAACGGCTCGTCGCTGGGCGTGTTTCGATGGAGCGGCGACACGTCGCGGCAATTCCGCGAAGAAATGCTCAAGCCATTTTTCGATAGCCATCTCGTCGAAGGCGCGCCGAAGGCTGCGCTCGCGCCGGTGAACGTGTACAACGCCGGCAGCAACCGCTGGGAACGGGCGCAGCGCTGGCCGCTGGCGTGCGACGCGGGCTGCGCGACTAAACCCACGACGGTCTACCTGCGCGCCGGCGGTCGCCTGGATTTCGCGCCGCCGGCAGTGGGCGAGGCCGAATCCGACGGCTACGTCTCCGATCCGATGCGTCCGGTGCCGAACCTGCCGCGGCCGAATGGCGTCGCCGATGCCGATGCGCGCAGCGCCTGGGCGGTCGCCGACCAGCGTTTCGTCGACGGCCGGCCCGACGTGCTCAGCTTCGTGTCCGAACCGCTGAACGAGGCCGTGCAGGTGTCCGGTGCGCCGACCGTGGACTTGTACGCCTCCACCAGCGGCAGCGACAGCGATTGGGTGGTGAAGATCATCGACGTGTATCCGTACACGTACCCGGCCGACCCGCCAATGGGCGGTTATCAGTTCCCGCTGTCGATGGACATCTTCCGCGGCCGCTACCGCGCCGACTTCGCGCGGCCCGCACGCATCGAACCGGATAAGCCGCTGCGCTACACGTTTGCGTTGCCGAACATCCATCACCTGTTCCGGCCCGGTCACCGGATCATGGTGCAAATCCAGTCCAGCTGGTTCCCGCTCTACGACCGCAACCCGCAAACCTACGTCGACAGCATTTTCTTCGCCGAGCCGGGGGATTACCGGCAGGCATCGCAAAAGATTTGGCATACGCCTTCGCAACCGAGCTCGATCGGCTTGCCGATCGTTCCCCGGCGGCATTAG
- the ggt gene encoding gamma-glutamyltransferase, whose translation MLALALAALSLSAQARENKKLDAAGIASANALATEAGFETLARGGNAVDAAISVATSLSVVQPEASGMGGGFLALIRDAATGKTVFVDAREMAPKAVRESDYLKADGTPNRDTSLNGPLAAGIPGFPAGLAHISSKYGKLPLAESLRPAIKLAEEGFHPTAALASSIERKAEILRRYPASTRKFMPDGKAPQTTGIFRDPDQARTLRAMAERGADGFYKGEVAQEMVKAVKAAGGTWTLEDLAAYRAKERAPIELAYGGYTVITAPPPSSGGVAIAEMLNILAPIDLKRLGETERTHYLIEAMRRAFRDHNEYLGDPDFVDMPLDMLLSRHYADGLRQSILRDRATKSEWLPAAHAPEPGMHTTHFSIIDKDGNLVSMTATVNTTLGSGFVAGASGILLNNEMDDFALVSGKPNAFGLIGGSANAPVGGKRMLSSMTPSFVIGKDRLAVIGSPGGSTIITQVFEGILAFIGGKSASEITAQKRIHHQYLPDRVDYEPGSLSDEAMTKLRAMGHTLNERSPWGNMNVVTWDKADHRLSAASDPRNSAGLGKVEAAK comes from the coding sequence ATGCTCGCGTTGGCGCTGGCGGCACTCAGCCTGTCGGCGCAAGCGCGCGAGAACAAAAAGCTTGACGCGGCCGGCATCGCCAGCGCCAACGCGCTGGCGACCGAAGCCGGCTTCGAGACGTTGGCCCGGGGCGGCAATGCGGTCGATGCGGCCATCTCGGTCGCGACGTCGCTGTCGGTGGTGCAACCGGAAGCGTCCGGCATGGGCGGCGGTTTCCTGGCGCTGATCCGCGACGCCGCCACCGGCAAAACCGTTTTCGTGGACGCGCGCGAAATGGCGCCGAAGGCCGTGCGCGAATCGGATTATCTGAAGGCGGACGGCACGCCAAACCGCGACACGTCGCTCAACGGTCCGCTCGCGGCCGGCATTCCGGGCTTTCCCGCGGGGTTGGCGCATATTTCCAGCAAGTACGGAAAGTTGCCGCTGGCCGAATCGCTGCGCCCGGCGATCAAACTGGCCGAGGAAGGATTCCATCCCACCGCCGCATTGGCCAGCTCGATCGAGCGCAAGGCCGAGATACTGCGCCGCTACCCGGCGTCGACGCGCAAGTTCATGCCGGACGGAAAAGCGCCGCAAACCACGGGCATCTTCCGCGACCCCGATCAGGCGCGGACTTTGCGGGCGATGGCCGAGCGCGGCGCGGACGGTTTCTACAAGGGCGAAGTCGCTCAAGAAATGGTGAAGGCGGTAAAAGCCGCCGGCGGTACCTGGACGCTCGAAGACCTGGCCGCGTACCGGGCCAAGGAACGCGCGCCGATCGAACTGGCTTACGGCGGCTACACGGTGATCACGGCGCCGCCGCCGTCGTCCGGCGGCGTGGCCATCGCCGAGATGCTGAACATCCTGGCGCCGATCGACCTGAAGAGACTCGGCGAAACCGAGCGCACCCATTACCTGATCGAGGCGATGCGTCGCGCCTTCCGCGACCACAACGAATATCTCGGCGATCCGGATTTCGTCGACATGCCGCTGGACATGCTGTTGTCGCGGCATTACGCCGACGGGCTGCGGCAAAGCATCCTGCGCGACCGCGCAACCAAGTCCGAATGGCTGCCGGCGGCGCATGCGCCCGAGCCGGGCATGCACACCACGCATTTTTCCATCATCGACAAGGACGGCAACCTGGTGTCGATGACGGCCACGGTCAACACGACCCTGGGCTCGGGCTTCGTGGCCGGTGCCTCCGGCATCCTGCTCAACAACGAGATGGACGACTTCGCCCTCGTGTCGGGCAAGCCCAATGCCTTCGGGCTGATCGGCGGCTCCGCCAACGCACCGGTGGGCGGCAAGCGGATGCTGTCGTCGATGACGCCCAGCTTCGTTATCGGCAAAGATCGCCTCGCGGTCATCGGCTCGCCCGGCGGCTCGACCATCATCACTCAGGTGTTCGAAGGCATCTTGGCTTTCATCGGGGGCAAGAGCGCCAGCGAGATCACCGCGCAAAAGCGCATCCACCATCAGTACCTGCCGGACCGCGTCGACTACGAACCGGGCAGCCTGTCCGACGAGGCGATGACCAAACTGCGTGCGATGGGCCATACGCTCAACGAACGCAGTCCGTGGGGCAACATGAATGTGGTGACCTGGGACAAGGCCGACCATCGCCTGTCCGCGGCCAGCGATCCGCGCAACAGCGCCGGCCTGGGCAAGGTCGAAGCGGCCAAATGA
- a CDS encoding LysR family transcriptional regulator, translated as MRLRHVEIFHAVLTTGSLTGAARMLNISQPAASKVLQHAEQQLGFALFSRVRGRLQPTPEALLLRHRAEKIVQDMHDLQRLTANIGRPESLPLRVTCTPTLAHRLVPKAATLLRKDFPGSTAELFTQHSAQMRESLMLHEADIGLTLQDAGHQGLRQEALCQGRIMLIAPPGWWPERELSRPVPIAALAGQPMVGITVHDALGRMLQSHLQQLDPAPSVSVWVQTYQLARALVAQGHGLALVDPFTAWRDDGDKVQMRPLKLELDVTLYVVHRIDSPLNAVQKRFIAHVRRLAQKMLSHA; from the coding sequence ATGCGTCTGCGCCACGTCGAAATCTTCCATGCGGTGCTGACGACCGGCAGCCTGACCGGCGCGGCGCGGATGCTGAACATCTCGCAGCCGGCCGCCAGCAAGGTGCTGCAGCATGCCGAACAGCAGCTCGGCTTCGCGCTGTTCAGCCGCGTGCGCGGGCGCCTGCAGCCGACTCCGGAGGCGTTGCTGCTGCGCCATCGCGCGGAGAAGATCGTGCAGGACATGCACGACCTGCAGCGCCTGACGGCGAACATCGGTCGGCCGGAGAGCCTGCCGTTGCGCGTCACCTGCACGCCGACGCTGGCGCATAGGCTGGTGCCGAAGGCGGCGACCCTGTTGCGCAAGGATTTTCCGGGGTCGACGGCCGAACTGTTCACCCAGCATTCGGCGCAGATGCGCGAGTCGCTGATGCTGCACGAGGCCGACATCGGCCTGACGCTGCAGGATGCGGGCCATCAGGGCCTGCGCCAGGAGGCGTTGTGCCAGGGCCGCATCATGCTCATCGCGCCGCCCGGCTGGTGGCCGGAGCGGGAATTGTCGCGGCCGGTGCCGATCGCCGCGTTGGCCGGACAACCGATGGTCGGCATCACCGTGCACGACGCGTTGGGCCGCATGCTGCAAAGCCATCTGCAGCAATTGGACCCTGCGCCCAGCGTCTCGGTCTGGGTGCAGACCTACCAGCTGGCGCGTGCGCTGGTGGCGCAAGGCCATGGCCTTGCGCTGGTCGATCCTTTCACGGCATGGCGCGACGATGGCGACAAGGTGCAGATGCGGCCGCTGAAACTGGAGCTGGACGTGACGCTGTATGTCGTCCACCGCATCGACAGTCCGTTGAATGCGGTGCAGAAGCGGTTCATCGCCCATGTGCGGCGGCTAGCGCAGAAAATGCTTTCTCACGCTTGA
- a CDS encoding D-cysteine desulfhydrase family protein — protein sequence MKLIDAPTPIHKMDRLSQRLGGPELYIKRDDGIGAGQGGNKARKLEFLIAEALARGCDQLVTLGGPQSNHCRQTALYAARYGLRCSLVLRGEPPATKLGNLLIDELLGADLHFAGARSQADVVDDLMRDMYAKGNRPYFLPLGGSTGLGALGYVRAMEETLAQLREQELEMDTMVLASSSAGTQAGLALGAALFGFRGRVLGISIDASVQDLTTKVREIALEAASLLDYPVAHDALRIDINADYLGGGYAVVGALERDAIRTVAGTEGLLLDPVYTGRAMGGLFDLIGKHAFDREQRIMFWHTGGASALSAFVTGLV from the coding sequence GTGAAACTGATCGATGCTCCGACGCCGATCCACAAGATGGACCGACTCAGCCAGCGCTTGGGCGGACCTGAGCTCTACATTAAGCGCGATGACGGCATCGGTGCGGGCCAGGGCGGTAACAAGGCTCGCAAGCTCGAGTTCTTGATTGCAGAGGCGCTAGCGCGCGGCTGCGATCAGCTGGTCACCCTGGGTGGCCCGCAAAGTAACCATTGCCGCCAGACTGCGCTGTACGCGGCGCGGTACGGGTTGCGGTGCAGCCTGGTGCTGCGCGGAGAGCCACCCGCGACCAAGCTGGGGAATCTGCTCATCGACGAATTGCTCGGCGCAGATTTGCACTTCGCAGGTGCGCGCTCGCAGGCCGACGTGGTCGACGATCTGATGCGGGATATGTACGCTAAGGGGAACCGCCCTTACTTCCTCCCGTTGGGAGGGTCGACCGGCCTGGGCGCGCTCGGATACGTGCGTGCCATGGAGGAGACCTTGGCTCAGTTGCGGGAGCAAGAACTTGAGATGGACACCATGGTTCTGGCCAGTAGTAGCGCCGGTACGCAGGCCGGGTTGGCGCTTGGCGCTGCTTTATTCGGGTTTCGCGGCCGCGTACTGGGTATCAGCATAGACGCATCGGTCCAAGACTTGACTACCAAGGTGCGCGAGATCGCACTCGAGGCTGCTAGCTTGCTCGACTACCCGGTCGCTCACGATGCTCTGCGCATCGACATCAACGCGGACTACCTAGGGGGTGGTTACGCCGTTGTGGGGGCATTGGAACGCGATGCGATTCGAACTGTAGCCGGAACCGAAGGCTTGCTGCTTGATCCGGTCTATACCGGCCGTGCGATGGGTGGTCTATTTGATCTGATTGGTAAGCACGCCTTCGACAGGGAGCAACGGATTATGTTCTGGCATACCGGTGGCGCGTCGGCGCTCTCAGCGTTCGTGACAGGGCTCGTATGA
- a CDS encoding serine hydrolase domain-containing protein yields MDRPVIRILLRRALRRATFAALILLSFPSTAGMDKKWDIYRQAFDAYVQQQGIVGASTILVHDGRLVFQYNFGLADHERGQAVDGNTIFHYGSITKTLTAITLLQLRDRGKLSLDDPVTHYLPEVRRLHNPYGSPDDITLRMLLEHSSGLQNATWPWKQGQPWEPFEPMAWEQLVAMLPYQQLAFAPGSRYSYSNPAWIYLARVVEVVTGDPWLNYVNKNLFAPLGMTRSYFGVTPYYLADHRSNNYTALSAAAGGSWLRANGRDFDPGITNPNSGWNAPLRDVARYMAFLGYVASDDPQHRRSYRSVLAHETLHEMWQPRHRVSQAEDTAEFMGLGFFVLPRGRTVFVGHTGSQKGFTSFLFINPATGIGIAAVFNTRCEPCDPETFRRLCETALEAMR; encoded by the coding sequence ATGGACAGACCTGTCATACGAATTCTGCTGCGACGTGCACTCCGCCGTGCGACATTCGCGGCACTTATCCTGCTCAGTTTCCCCAGCACGGCGGGCATGGATAAGAAATGGGATATCTATCGCCAGGCCTTTGATGCCTATGTCCAGCAGCAAGGCATCGTCGGCGCTAGCACCATACTCGTACACGATGGCCGCCTTGTTTTTCAATACAATTTCGGCTTGGCCGACCATGAGCGCGGCCAAGCGGTAGATGGCAACACGATCTTCCACTACGGTTCGATCACCAAGACCTTGACCGCGATCACTTTGTTGCAACTGCGCGATCGAGGGAAGTTGTCGCTCGATGATCCTGTTACGCATTACCTGCCGGAAGTGCGTCGGCTGCACAATCCGTATGGCTCGCCGGACGACATCACTCTGCGGATGCTACTGGAGCACTCCTCCGGCCTGCAGAACGCCACTTGGCCGTGGAAACAAGGACAGCCGTGGGAACCGTTCGAGCCGATGGCCTGGGAGCAGCTGGTGGCGATGCTGCCATACCAGCAGCTCGCTTTCGCCCCAGGCTCGCGCTATAGCTACTCAAATCCGGCATGGATCTACTTGGCACGCGTGGTGGAAGTCGTTACCGGCGATCCTTGGCTGAATTATGTCAACAAGAACCTGTTCGCGCCGTTGGGCATGACCCGCAGCTATTTCGGTGTTACGCCGTACTACCTGGCCGATCATCGTTCGAACAACTACACAGCCCTGAGCGCTGCGGCAGGCGGTTCATGGTTGCGTGCCAACGGTCGAGACTTCGATCCAGGCATCACCAATCCCAATAGTGGCTGGAACGCGCCGTTGCGGGATGTAGCGCGGTATATGGCATTCCTTGGTTACGTCGCCAGCGACGATCCGCAGCATCGCCGCTCCTATCGGTCAGTGCTGGCGCACGAAACGCTGCATGAGATGTGGCAACCTCGGCACAGGGTCTCTCAGGCAGAGGATACTGCGGAGTTTATGGGGCTTGGGTTCTTCGTACTGCCTCGTGGCAGGACAGTTTTCGTAGGCCATACCGGCAGCCAGAAAGGCTTTACATCTTTCCTGTTCATCAATCCCGCTACGGGCATCGGGATCGCCGCAGTCTTCAATACTCGTTGCGAGCCATGTGATCCCGAGACGTTCCGCAGGCTATGCGAAACTGCATTGGAGGCCATGCGATGA
- a CDS encoding M16 family metallopeptidase, whose product MTTIFCASAGMEGFWRKRRGGSYRIPIPAQVFMRYETSKQKASSFLRNTIADPAAKVFVLIALSFASPAQAVIADQVERMSVAGVDLIVYPTAVKQVVTIRGALPAGDAFAGQGNLAVPTLTGMMLDHGTMKRDKYAIAELLEDVGASVTFNVDGQTLGIQAKSLKKDLPVVISLIAEQLRAPAFSPVEFELVRKQFIGAMKGQVENVGYRTSEAFSRAVFPVGHPNRSPSLEELIAAAQSVTMAEVKAFHRQHYGPLHMTLVVVGDVDAIQVKREVARGFKGWQGGVDYLVATDAPAPLSAGEEAVRLAEKTSVSILLGQPTGLRYRDTDALALRVGTAILGSGFTGRLMATIRDKEGMTYGINARMSDDTFNDGSWTISATFAPQMLEDGVESARRELLRWWSAGVTQKELDDRKQNLIGSFQVGLATTRGIADTLLQTVLRGYDIGWLDRYPEAVAALTREQVNAAIREHLDPHKMILVKAGTLPEKALMPAE is encoded by the coding sequence GTGACCACCATCTTCTGCGCGTCTGCTGGCATGGAAGGTTTCTGGCGAAAACGGAGAGGCGGAAGCTATCGGATTCCCATTCCAGCGCAGGTTTTTATGAGATATGAAACCAGCAAGCAGAAAGCCAGCTCGTTTCTGCGCAATACAATCGCCGATCCAGCCGCCAAGGTATTCGTCCTGATTGCGTTGTCCTTCGCCTCGCCGGCGCAGGCGGTTATCGCCGATCAGGTAGAACGCATGTCGGTGGCAGGCGTCGATTTGATCGTTTATCCGACCGCGGTAAAGCAGGTCGTGACCATCCGCGGGGCGCTGCCGGCGGGCGACGCATTCGCGGGGCAAGGGAACTTGGCTGTGCCCACATTGACGGGAATGATGCTGGACCACGGGACGATGAAGCGAGACAAGTACGCCATCGCCGAGCTGTTGGAGGATGTGGGCGCCAGCGTAACGTTCAATGTCGATGGGCAGACGCTCGGGATCCAGGCGAAATCCCTGAAGAAAGATCTACCCGTGGTGATCAGCTTGATCGCTGAACAATTACGCGCTCCGGCATTCAGCCCCGTCGAATTCGAACTAGTCCGCAAGCAGTTCATCGGCGCCATGAAAGGCCAAGTCGAGAATGTCGGCTATCGGACCAGTGAGGCTTTCAGTCGCGCTGTGTTCCCAGTCGGACATCCGAACCGATCGCCGTCGCTCGAAGAATTGATCGCGGCGGCACAAAGCGTGACCATGGCCGAGGTCAAAGCGTTCCACCGCCAGCACTATGGCCCGTTGCACATGACGCTGGTCGTGGTGGGCGATGTCGACGCGATACAGGTCAAACGCGAAGTCGCGCGTGGCTTCAAAGGTTGGCAAGGCGGCGTGGATTATCTGGTGGCGACCGACGCGCCAGCTCCGTTATCGGCAGGCGAGGAGGCGGTCCGCCTGGCCGAGAAGACTAGCGTTTCCATCCTGCTGGGCCAGCCAACGGGTCTGCGCTACCGCGATACCGACGCACTGGCGTTGCGTGTGGGCACGGCGATCCTGGGCAGCGGCTTCACAGGCCGTCTGATGGCCACCATTCGCGATAAGGAGGGAATGACTTACGGCATCAACGCTCGGATGTCCGACGATACCTTCAATGACGGCAGTTGGACAATCTCGGCGACGTTCGCTCCACAGATGCTCGAGGATGGCGTTGAATCGGCGCGCCGGGAGCTGCTGAGATGGTGGTCGGCAGGCGTAACCCAGAAAGAGCTCGACGATCGGAAGCAGAACCTGATCGGATCGTTTCAGGTTGGTTTGGCGACAACCCGAGGCATCGCCGACACGTTGTTGCAGACGGTGCTGCGGGGTTACGACATCGGCTGGTTGGACCGGTATCCGGAGGCAGTCGCAGCCCTGACACGGGAACAAGTAAACGCCGCGATCCGCGAGCACCTGGATCCGCACAAGATGATCCTGGTCAAGGCCGGCACCTTGCCGGAGAAAGCGTTGATGCCCGCGGAATAA
- a CDS encoding M16 family metallopeptidase: MADVSRRENQSQMSFRIRAAWPLMVLALVGSSPGCSPATAKAGVSQDFHKVRSVGDIEEYRLQTNGLTILLARDASAPVVSFNITYRVGSRNEVTGTTGAAHLLEHLMFKGSNQHNKPDGTSLDQYLERVGAGYNASTSPDRTNYYATLGHDHLDGYIAIEADRMRHLWLREEDRSAEMAVVRNEFERGKNDPGTLLWEEVMAATYQASPYHHPTIGWRSDIEQIPIEKIRAFYDTYYWPNNATVIVVGDFETEDVLYTIGKHYGAYPRSPQPIPKIYTEEPEQSGARRVTVKRPGQLGSLMIVHKVPDARNDDHAALTVLDGILGAGKSARLYRALVDTGLALNVWSDTFGLHDSSVHILGAELAPGATHEQVERILLAEVEKIKRDGVTAAEVDRVKQQTLAKEAYRRDGTAGVAAVLSEYTAVGDWTLYRRLPSQIAKVTSADVQRMAKNWLDEDRGTTGWYVPKPNKEIGS; this comes from the coding sequence ATGGCAGACGTGTCCCGGAGAGAGAACCAAAGTCAGATGTCGTTTCGGATCAGAGCTGCGTGGCCGCTGATGGTTCTGGCGCTGGTGGGCTCGTCTCCAGGCTGCTCCCCGGCAACAGCAAAAGCCGGCGTATCGCAAGATTTCCATAAGGTGCGCTCCGTCGGAGACATTGAAGAGTACCGCCTGCAAACCAATGGGTTGACGATACTGTTGGCTCGCGATGCGTCCGCTCCCGTAGTCAGCTTCAACATCACCTATCGGGTAGGTTCGCGCAATGAGGTTACCGGTACCACTGGCGCGGCCCATCTGCTTGAACATCTGATGTTCAAGGGCAGCAATCAGCACAACAAACCCGATGGTACAAGCCTAGACCAATATTTGGAGCGCGTCGGTGCAGGCTACAACGCAAGCACCTCGCCGGATCGAACCAATTACTACGCTACTCTCGGGCACGATCATCTGGATGGCTATATAGCCATTGAAGCCGACCGCATGCGCCATCTGTGGTTGCGCGAGGAAGACCGCAGCGCCGAGATGGCCGTGGTGCGCAACGAGTTCGAACGCGGCAAGAACGATCCTGGCACGTTGTTGTGGGAAGAGGTCATGGCCGCTACCTATCAGGCCTCGCCATACCATCATCCGACCATTGGATGGAGGAGCGATATAGAGCAGATACCGATAGAGAAAATCCGCGCCTTCTACGATACCTATTACTGGCCCAACAATGCGACCGTGATCGTGGTCGGCGATTTCGAGACTGAGGACGTGTTGTACACGATCGGAAAGCACTATGGCGCTTACCCAAGATCGCCGCAACCTATCCCGAAGATCTATACCGAGGAGCCGGAACAGAGCGGTGCACGTCGAGTGACCGTCAAGCGACCGGGCCAATTGGGCAGCCTAATGATCGTCCACAAGGTGCCCGATGCCAGGAACGACGACCACGCCGCGTTGACCGTGCTCGACGGCATTCTTGGTGCCGGGAAGAGCGCGCGCTTGTATCGTGCGCTCGTCGATACAGGGCTCGCGCTGAACGTCTGGTCGGACACCTTCGGCCTGCATGACTCATCGGTGCATATCCTCGGTGCCGAATTGGCGCCTGGTGCGACCCACGAACAAGTTGAACGGATACTTTTGGCGGAGGTAGAGAAGATCAAGCGTGACGGCGTAACCGCCGCCGAAGTAGACAGGGTTAAACAGCAGACCTTGGCCAAGGAAGCCTACCGTCGTGACGGTACCGCAGGTGTTGCTGCCGTGCTGAGCGAATACACGGCAGTCGGCGACTGGACGCTTTATCGGCGGTTGCCTTCGCAAATCGCCAAGGTGACGTCCGCCGACGTACAGCGCATGGCGAAGAACTGGCTCGATGAAGACCGGGGCACCACAGGCTGGTATGTGCCGAAGCCGAATAAAGAGATCGGCTCGTGA
- a CDS encoding GNAT family N-acetyltransferase — protein MEARVLTEFEAGAYRLMRLRSVKELPSLASPEILRELTVFAERTAGLLSTYASQGTRVWGVFDDVSLAGVVAVTRQLAQEKPKWLSLWGLYVRPGYRGTPASRVMMEAVIAWCGRQPGEPKLCTRFPRDNVRAHQLFDRYGFVEIQEQMSRAPTTGQIQTMVIMSRGL, from the coding sequence ATGGAAGCCAGGGTGCTTACGGAGTTCGAGGCGGGCGCCTATCGCCTGATGAGGCTGCGGTCGGTGAAAGAACTGCCTAGCCTGGCCAGCCCTGAGATTCTGCGTGAACTGACGGTGTTCGCAGAACGCACGGCGGGTCTGTTATCCACGTACGCTTCGCAAGGCACGCGGGTGTGGGGCGTCTTTGACGATGTCTCGCTGGCGGGCGTGGTTGCGGTCACGCGCCAGTTGGCTCAGGAAAAGCCAAAATGGCTGTCATTGTGGGGCCTCTATGTACGGCCTGGATACCGTGGTACGCCAGCATCGCGAGTCATGATGGAAGCAGTTATCGCGTGGTGCGGCCGGCAGCCAGGTGAGCCGAAATTGTGCACACGGTTTCCACGCGACAATGTCCGCGCGCATCAGTTATTCGATCGCTATGGATTCGTAGAAATTCAGGAGCAGATGAGCCGGGCGCCGACTACCGGCCAGATTCAGACGATGGTGATCATGAGCCGTGGGCTCTGA